The Gammaproteobacteria bacterium DNA window GGCGACGAGAGGAGAGATGCTGGATGTCTATTACTGCAGAGGATCGGCCGGTTGGCTCTGTCGGCCGGGCGGCCGATCCGGATCCTGAGGTCCCGGAGCGGGCAAAGCGCCGGTCGTATTCGGCGAGATACAAGTTGGAGATCCTCGCCGAGTATGAGGGCTTGGATCGTGACGCCAAGGGTGCCCTGTTGCGCAGGGAGGGTTTGTATACGTCGTTGATCTCGGAGTGGCGTAAGCAACGCGACCGGGGTGCGCTCGAGGCGTTGGCTGCGAAACCGGGACGCCAACCGGTCGGTCCGGTCGAGCGGGAGAACGTGCGGCTGCGCCGTCGTGTCGGGCGGCTCGAAGAAGAGTTGGGGACGGCACGTCGGGTGATCGAGGTGCAGGGAAAACTCTCGGCGCTGTTGGAGCAACTCGCCACCGACAGCGCCCCGGCGATGGGAGGCGAGGCGAAGTGATCGATGCGGCGATCGGCGAGCTGGCCCCGATGGTGGGTGTCGTCGCGGCGTGTGTGGCGGTGGGACGGCCCCGTGCCACGCACTATCGCCGGCATCGCAAGAGCCCCGTCCCGGCGAGACCCGATCGGGTTGCGGCGCCGCAGCCCAGGGCCCTTGACCAGGTTGAACGCAAAGAGATACTCCGGGTCCTGCACGAACCCGAACATGTCGACGAGGCGCCCGCCACCGTGTATGCCAAACTGTTGGACGACGGCGTGTATCTGGCATCGACCGCAACGATGTATCGGATCCTGCGAGATGCCGGTGAGGTGTCTGAGCGTCGCCGCCAGGCCACCCATCCTGCCCGGGTGAAACCCGAGCTGGTTGCTGCCAGCCCGAACGCGGTGTGGTCCTGGGACATAACGAAACTGTTGGGGCCGGCGAAATGGACGTACTACTACCTGTATGTGATCATCGACATCTACAGCCGCTACATACCGGGCTGGATGCTCGCACGAGCC harbors:
- a CDS encoding transposase, which produces MSITAEDRPVGSVGRAADPDPEVPERAKRRSYSARYKLEILAEYEGLDRDAKGALLRREGLYTSLISEWRKQRDRGALEALAAKPGRQPVGPVERENVRLRRRVGRLEEELGTARRVIEVQGKLSALLEQLATDSAPAMGGEAK
- a CDS encoding IS3 family transposase gives rise to the protein MIDAAIGELAPMVGVVAACVAVGRPRATHYRRHRKSPVPARPDRVAAPQPRALDQVERKEILRVLHEPEHVDEAPATVYAKLLDDGVYLASTATMYRILRDAGEVSERRRQATHPARVKPELVAASPNAVWSWDITKLLGPAKWTYYYLYVIIDIYSRYIPGWMLARAERAHLAERLLADTIRSQGVERDELTIHADRGASMASKPVAHLLGDLGVTKSHSRPHVSNDNPYSESQFKTLKYRPGFPRRFGSFEDAQSFTRSFFDWYNNSHRHSGIGFHTPADVHYDRAEAIQKRRAAVLNAAYQTHPERFVRKPPTPPPLPHIAWINKPEEDTPTQ